One stretch of Thermus islandicus DSM 21543 DNA includes these proteins:
- a CDS encoding type II toxin-antitoxin system HicA family toxin yields MAPLRPLSYREVKRRLEAAGFAIYSQKGSHVKFVREDRDGLRTVIVPAHREIAVGTLRSILRQAGLTPEEWESL; encoded by the coding sequence TTGGCGCCGCTTAGGCCCCTCTCCTACCGGGAGGTCAAGCGGCGCCTCGAGGCGGCAGGCTTCGCCATCTACTCCCAGAAAGGGAGCCACGTGAAGTTTGTGAGGGAGGACCGGGACGGCCTTCGCACGGTCATCGTCCCCGCGCACCGGGAAATCGCCGTGGGCACCCTGAGGAGCATCCTCCGGCAAGCTGGGCTCACTCCCGAGGAGTGGGAGAGTTTATGA
- a CDS encoding type II toxin-antitoxin system HicB family antitoxin — translation MTRRFTAHLWREGDLWVAQCLEVDVASQGETEEEALANLKEALELYLEPPTPSRVPEVRTVEVEVGAA, via the coding sequence ATGACCCGGCGTTTCACCGCTCACTTGTGGCGCGAAGGGGACCTCTGGGTGGCCCAGTGCCTCGAGGTGGATGTGGCCTCTCAGGGGGAGACCGAGGAGGAGGCGCTAGCCAACCTCAAGGAGGCGCTTGAGCTCTACCTTGAGCCCCCCACCCCGAGCCGGGTGCCCGAGGTGCGGACGGTAGAGGTGGAGGTTGGCGCCGCTTAG